The following DNA comes from Glaciihabitans arcticus.
CGCTGCCCGCCGCCACGACCGCCGTTGTGTTGCTGATCACGGTCCTGGTGAGGTAGCCGGTGCCTGCACCGGTGATCACGACGCGCAGGCGGAGGCCCTTGTAGGCCGCCGTGGGCGTGAATGTCGACTGGGTGGCACCGGCGATGTTCGTCCACTTCTTCTTCGATGAGTAGTAGCTCCACTGGTAGAGGGGCGCCTTGTCCAAGGCCGGCGTGAAGACGACGGCGGGAGCGGTGAGCGGGCTGTCCACCATCGGGGTGCCGGTGATGGCGAGGGAGCCGGTCACGATGGGAGCGGGCGCATTCTGCACCACGAGCGTGACGACGCGAGGCGTGTACCCCGGTCGCTGGGTGCGCACGGTCACGGTGATCTTCTTGCCGGCCTTGCCGGCGCGTGCGAGGGTCGTTCCGCTCGTGGTGGTGGCGGGTGCGCCAGCGGCGTCGTAGACCACCCAGGTGACCTCCGTGGCCAAGGCGAGGGGTGCCACCACGGGTGCCTTGACGGTGAAGGTGCTCACCGTCGCCGTGACGGTTGCGGCCTTCGACTGGGTGAACGTGCCTTCGGCGAGAATGTCGCTGGCCACCGAGTAAGTTACCGGCTGGTAGCCCTGTCGCGTGACGGTGATGAGGGCGGAGACCCGCGAATCTCCGTTGGGGTCGAAGCCGAGGTCTGCTGCAGTGATGACATGGCTGACCCCCGTCTCTCCGGCAATCACCTCCGCTGCCATGATCGGGCTGCTGCGCTTCCAGACCACGGTAGAGACGGCACCGGCGACGAAGTATGTAGCAGGTTTCACCGTCACGGTGCCTCCCACCGCGGACGACCCGGAGATGGTCGCACTCTGCGACTGGGACATCGTGCCGAGGGTGATGAACGGGATGGCGTCGGTCACAACAGTGCCGCTGCCGTAGGCGAGGTTGCGACCGGTGATGCGTGCGCTGATGACTGCTCCGGCATCCCCCGCTCGGAAGGTGTAGTACGGGGAGACCGCTCCGGGAACGACCACACCGTTGCGCAGCCACTGGACGCTGACCGTGACGTTCGTGGAGCTCCAGGAGTAGAGTCCACCGACGATCGACGCGAAACCGCCGACGGACGGGTCATTCGTGTTGACGGAGAGCGTGCCGTTCGGGTGCAGGCCCTGAGGGTCCTTGAGCTCAATGGGGGCGGTGCCCGTGTCGACACTGTCGCCGGCGTAGCTGTAGACGATCTTGTCCCCGGCCTGCCACGCGGTGTTCTCCGCGACGGTGTCGGCCGGGTTCTCGTCGAAGTGGCTTCCGTAGCGGAGCAGGTAGGCGCCGGTCGCCGCGCCCGTGAGCGACACGGTGCCGCTGGCGTCGGTGAACCCGTAGGAAATGACCCGACGGTCGAGATCCGAGAGCAGGATGAGGCTCACCCGGATGTTCTCCACCGAGGTTCCGGTGTTCGCCGGATCGGTGAATGTGGCCGACAGCGTCGACGTGGGCGTGAGGGTGTCGTTCACCGCGGAGAGCGCCGTGCCGGACGCGATTGTGAAGGTGGAGGCAGAGCTGGCCGTGTCGGAGCCGCCGAGGTAGCGCTCGCCGTAGATGGTGCCCGACGCGGCGACAGCGCCGCTGGGCGAGAGGCGCAGGACGTAGCGTCCCGGGGCGAGCCCGGTGAGTGCGTAGGCTCCGCTCGCCGTGCTGACCCGGGCGCGGGTGGCCACGCGCTCGGCGACGAAGCTGCCGTTGATCGTCGAGACGCGGTACGGCGTGACAGTGACGCCCGCGAGTACTTCAGTGGTGGCGCCGGCGAGGCAGGTCGCGTCGGGGCAATCGCCGCGGATAACACCGGAGATGCGACCGGCGGCTCCGAGGGCGAAGTTCTGTGTAGCGATACCGGACTGGGCGACAGAGATCTCGCTCGCCTGCCCGAGGCTGGCGGCAGGGCCGGAGAACATGGGAGCGTATGCGGGGGTTGCGCTCGTGGCATCCGCGACACCGATGCGATAGGCGCCGGGAACCAGCGAGGCGAACGCGTAGGCGCCGGAAGTTGCGGTCTTCGCTGTGGCGAGGACATCGCCCTGGGCTGTGTAGGCGGTGACCGTGTATTTCGGCACCGGTTTGCCCGCTGTCGTCTTGACGGTGCCCCGGACGGTTCCGCCCGCGGCGAGATTCGCCGAGATGTACGGAGTACCACCCGCGGCGTCGACGAGGTTGATCTTCTGCGACTCGGACGCGACGCTCGTTTTGCCCAGGTACTGCGCGTAGGTACTTGCCGTTGCGCCGAATCGCAGCGTGTAGGTCGCGGCGGGCAGCGGAGGCAACGCGAACAGGCCGGCGGCCGTGCTCGTCACGCTTCCGGATGTCGCAAGCTCGCCACCCGCGCCGACAACGAGTGCCTCCACGCTCACGCCGGGCAGCGGCGCACCGGTAGGGCCTGTGACAACTCCGGACAGCGTCACGGGTGCGGCGCTCGCGCTCAGCGGGGCGCTCAGCAGCGCGCCCGCGGCAAGGGCGGCAACGAGAAGGCTCGCGGCGAGGGCACGGAGGCCGGCGCGAGGGGTGGGGAGTTTCATGCGGGTTCCTTGTCGAATCCTGGGTACCGCGACTCGCGGCAGGCGCACGGTTTTCGGCGCATGATCAGAATCGTGGAACCCGGCTCGGTCGGCCTGAGCAACGGTTACTCACTTTGTGTACGCCCACCCGCCTAGGCTCGGAGGATGTTCGAACTCCACCACCTGAGCGCGCAGGAGCAATGGGACTGGCTGCAGCGCGGCGAGATCACCCCGACCGAGCTCGCTACCCACTACCTCGAGCGGATCGAGCGTTTCGATGGCGAGCTGGGCGCGTTTGTGACGGTCACTGCCGATCGGGCACTCGACCGAGCCAGGGAATTGGAGAAGAGCGGCCGTACGCCGGCCGCGCTCTGGGGCCTCCCGCTCGGTGATAAGGACCTCGCCCGTCGCGAGGGGGTTCGCAGCACCTTCGGATCCCGGCTGTTCGCCGACTTCGTGCCGGAGGAGTCCGACGAGCTCGTGCAGGCTCTCGACGCGGCGGGCGGGGTGAGCCTCGGCAAGACCAACACCCCCGAGTTCGGGCTGCCCAGCTACACGGAGTCGGCCGTCGCGCGGCCCGCGGTCACGCCCTACGACACCACTCTGGGTGCCGGCGGAAGCAGCGGGGGAGCGGCAGTGGCCGTGGCCGCCGGACTCCTGCCCGTCGCGCCCGGCTCGGACGGCGGGGGCTCGGTGCGCATCCCGGCAGCGGCGTGTGGACTGGTGGGACTCAAGCCGAGTCGCGGCCTGGTGCCGTCCGGATCGGGGTTGCTGGCGCTCGCCGGCCTGCCCGTGCCCGGCCCGATCGCCCGCACCGTTGCCGACGCCGCGATGCTGCTCGATGCGATGATCGACGCGGGCCCCTACCCGTACACGCTGCGCGCCCCCCGGTGGGATGGCGGCGAGCTGCTCAACGCGGCGACCCGCGGCGAGGGGCGGTTCCAGCTCGGGGTGATGACCACCTCGCCGTGGGATGACGCCTACGAGGTCACCGTCTCGCCCGAGGCGCGTGCGGCCCTGGACCTCGCCATCACCGAGCTCGACGCCCTCGGCCACGGCATCG
Coding sequences within:
- a CDS encoding amidase, with protein sequence MFELHHLSAQEQWDWLQRGEITPTELATHYLERIERFDGELGAFVTVTADRALDRARELEKSGRTPAALWGLPLGDKDLARREGVRSTFGSRLFADFVPEESDELVQALDAAGGVSLGKTNTPEFGLPSYTESAVARPAVTPYDTTLGAGGSSGGAAVAVAAGLLPVAPGSDGGGSVRIPAAACGLVGLKPSRGLVPSGSGLLALAGLPVPGPIARTVADAAMLLDAMIDAGPYPYTLRAPRWDGGELLNAATRGEGRFQLGVMTTSPWDDAYEVTVSPEARAALDLAITELDALGHGIEEYTLEPDPSYAPNFRTIWQAGAAGIPAEGEQLELLQPLTRWLVERGRELSARQLGEALQALTVFERSVIRQFASFDAVLTPSLALTPRPVGWYDAEDVERNFEQQVQYTPFTSFANVAGLPAITLPVYETPEGLPMGVQLVGRPGGEHVLLAIGAQLERRLRWQRRHPQQW
- a CDS encoding carboxypeptidase regulatory-like domain-containing protein; its protein translation is MKLPTPRAGLRALAASLLVAALAAGALLSAPLSASAAPVTLSGVVTGPTGAPLPGVSVEALVVGAGGELATSGSVTSTAAGLFALPPLPAATYTLRFGATASTYAQYLGKTSVASESQKINLVDAAGGTPYISANLAAGGTVRGTVKTTAGKPVPKYTVTAYTAQGDVLATAKTATSGAYAFASLVPGAYRIGVADATSATPAYAPMFSGPAASLGQASEISVAQSGIATQNFALGAAGRISGVIRGDCPDATCLAGATTEVLAGVTVTPYRVSTINGSFVAERVATRARVSTASGAYALTGLAPGRYVLRLSPSGAVAASGTIYGERYLGGSDTASSASTFTIASGTALSAVNDTLTPTSTLSATFTDPANTGTSVENIRVSLILLSDLDRRVISYGFTDASGTVSLTGAATGAYLLRYGSHFDENPADTVAENTAWQAGDKIVYSYAGDSVDTGTAPIELKDPQGLHPNGTLSVNTNDPSVGGFASIVGGLYSWSSTNVTVSVQWLRNGVVVPGAVSPYYTFRAGDAGAVISARITGRNLAYGSGTVVTDAIPFITLGTMSQSQSATISGSSAVGGTVTVKPATYFVAGAVSTVVWKRSSPIMAAEVIAGETGVSHVITAADLGFDPNGDSRVSALITVTRQGYQPVTYSVASDILAEGTFTQSKAATVTATVSTFTVKAPVVAPLALATEVTWVVYDAAGAPATTTSGTTLARAGKAGKKITVTVRTQRPGYTPRVVTLVVQNAPAPIVTGSLAITGTPMVDSPLTAPAVVFTPALDKAPLYQWSYYSSKKKWTNIAGATQSTFTPTAAYKGLRLRVVITGAGTGYLTRTVISNTTAVVAAGSGLGVITQPVVSAAPAFNQTISVTTGSWSPAPTSYSYQWKVSGSDGTPTVPIAGATKASYLIPSASLGKTYAVTVTANRAGYPSISTTVVAGAVSTGTIKNLTLPKFVESSPGHYVVTSNGTWSNPALSYSYEWRVAIPETGAISGPMVITTAVNQEPFDATTLPNEKVYLVVRANGPAASLGSTAPIFVRKGVLEGNGVGIADGGDAVEVNEKVSVSPVNWMTFGATTKSYQWQLSSSTDPVPPAASWSNLAGGTTASFTATAALMDKQIRVRVVGRAPGYTDTIAYSPPKIVYPSFIAQPTGDAILGSATVGSTLSFKPAAFAAGWKVSYEWWTLTGSGWAKTATGGTYTPTAPIAVRVRVTAVRPGYLSLDYNTSPVVVGSGVIRPLVLPVVTKSAAGAYTVTPGSYTPASTPTIYHWTVTSATGVENTLYAGGPTWTPPAAHDGKLVTVAITVHSDNQWYPNIVITKVARPATSAIEWTSDPYLDGGKDVGQTLAFTGGTWSMPNPTLSYVWRRNGVAIVGQTAATYSPVAADIGKTISLAVTASRVNFGSATRVVAASSVTLSDVVLQATTSPAVTGSAVVGGALTATPGMWSVPGVGVAYQWVRNGSPIAGATTTSYTVGAADLGQDVAVRVTAGKANNYFPVPVTSPSLHIGYGTFATVGGVTIGKPAPSYLVGKPVGATLSGWAKNATLTYQWELSPDGTNFEPILGATGRTYTPAVPGYTRLTVTASAPGFTTQSTSTVTIRIS